The following is a genomic window from Mycolicibacterium sp. TY81.
GTCCGTCGCCTTGGTGTCGGCATCCTTGGTCGCACCCTTGGCGTCGGCGTCCTTGGCGTCGGCGGCCTTGGTGTCAGCAGCCTTGGTATCGGCAGTCTTGGTGTCAGCAGCCTTGGTATCCGCGGCCTTGGCGTCGGCGTCCTTCGCCGCGTCGGTCGACGGGGCGGCCTCGGTCGAAGTTGCCGCCGCTGCCTTCTTCGTCGTCGTCGCCGTGTCAGCCGCCCCCGCGGCGGAGGACTCGGTGGCCGTCTTCGAGGTCTCGGCCGCCGGCGCCGCCGCCAGGGCGGCAGTTGTCGTTGCGGCGACGGGGACGGTGACGCCGCCCGGTGCGTTCGGGTTGACGTTCAGCGCCGTGATGATCCGGTTGACGATGTACGGAACGGTGCCGGTCTCAAAATCGGTGACATTCTTCTGAATGTTCTGCACGAGGCTCACCACATTGTTGAGCACGCCGTTGTAGATGGTGCCCGGATTGAGGGTCAGCACCGACTGCAGAATGCCCGTCACGCTCTTGACCACCTGCTGCACCACCGGCGTGGTTCCGAGGCACGAGCCGCAGCCGATGCCGACGGTCGAGATGGCCAGGCCGGCGACCAGAGCGGTCACCGAATCCAGCACCGCGGGCACCATGGCCTCCGCCACGGCCAACGGTTGCTGCAGGATGTTCTGCACCGGCCCGTTGATGCCCGTGATCAACTGCAGACCGCCGGGGAGCAGCCCGCCCACCAGCGAGTCGATGGCGCCGTTGACGTTGAGCGTGCCGAGGTTCCCCAGCACGTTGGCGAGGGTCCCCGGCAACGCGCCACCGAGGGTGAACGTCGCGCCGGTGATGTTGCCGATCAACTGCATGCCCTGCTGCACGCCGTAGTTCGCATCGAGCACCACCTGGCGCACCAGCGGGTTCACGCTGGTCTCCACCATGTAGCTGGTTTGCCCGACGGTCTCGGCGAGCGCGTTGTAGATGTTGCCCAGCGCCACGATCGGGTTGACCAATGCCGTCAGATGCACATCGGAAACCTGCACGTGCGAAACCGCAGGCAAGTGAGTTTCGGTCTGCGGCACCACCGGCGCCACAGCAATCACGCTCGCTCCTGCGAGGGCAATGCCCGCAGTGACATACGGCTTCATTGTGAGCTGCATTTGAGTCCTCCCAGTTATCGCGACACCCGTGTGGCGCAGAAATTTACCCCTAGTAGATAGGCATTTTTAACGAACCTACACATTTCCCAGCTAACCAAAATCGACCCGTCAGGAAATTGTCAATTCCGTTAGATTGCTGCCCTGACGAGCAAGTTAGCTGCGCTACCGAAACAGCAAATTGGTTGGGGTAAACCGCCCAAATCTCGGCTCGGGCCGTTCATCGCATGACGAGACCCACGTCACACCACGGATTGAGCGGCTTACAAAACACACCGCAAATGGAAAGCGTCGAAAAATTGCAGTTTCAGCAAATTACGCTACGCATAACTTGCGCGCGCGTCAGTCGTAGCCGCGGACGGCGCACGCGGAGCGCACTCCACCGGCCGCGCGTCCACATGGTGAGACGGTGCGTCGGGCCGGACGCGACTGCGGAATTCACGCCGTCGCAGTTTGCCGACGCCGGGCGATCCCGCCGGCCACGGACGTCGCCACGACGGTCAGCAGCGCGCCGAGAATCAGCGCCGACGGCTCGCCCGGACTCAGCAGCTGCTGTTGCGTGCCCAGCGTGGCGGCGGCCACCGGCACGCCCAATTGCGCAGCCGCCAGCACCCCGAGCGACAGCGGCTGGCCGAGGAGCCGGCCGCCGAGGTGCGCGAGCACCGCTCCCACGCCCAGTGCCACACCCAACCCGATCAAGACCGGATGCTCACCCAGCTCCCGTACCTGCAAAGAGGCGCCGAGCCAGACGAAGAACAACGGCGCGAAGAACCCCTCGGTGATGCCGAACAGCTGGCGCGCCAGTCGACGTGGCTCGCCGATCGCCGAAAGGCAAAGGCCCAGCGCAAAACCCGCGAGCATGATCGACACGTGCGTCGACTTCGCCAGCGTCGCCAACCCGAACAGCACGATCAGGCTGATCCGCAGCTCGAGCGCCAGGTGCCGACTGTGCGAGTACTTGTGCATCCGCTTGAGCCACTCACGCTTGGCCTCATACCGCAGGAAGAAGTACAGGAGGACCGTGCATGCGGCGATCGCCAGGACTCCGACCGCCGCGCGCGGGGCGCCCGCCGGATTGATGACCAACGGCAACAGGACGATCGACGCGGCGTCGGCAATCGCGATCTGGGCGGTGACCGACAGCACCGGCGGTCCCGTCAGCCCCAGCGACTGGATGACCGGCAGCGCGAGCGCCGCCGAGGACGACGCCATGAGGACTGCGTACAACGGGGCGTGGCCCGTGCCGAACAGTTGCGTGACGACCACGCCCAACACCGCGGCGAACGCGCCCACCACGACCGCCCGCAAGAGCGCTCTGGGCAGGTCGCCCCGTAATGATCTGTCGCGCACCGGCACATGGGTCCCGACGATGAACATCACCAGTGCAAAGCCGATGTCCGCCAGCAGCATGAACGTCGGGTTGTCCGCGTCGACGATGCCGAAACCGGTGCGCCCCACGACGATTCCGGCAGCGAGTTCGCCGACGATCAAGGGCACCCGCAGCTTCGGCACCGCCGCCAGCAAGGGCCCCACGAGGCCGATGACGGCCACCAACGCGAGGGCATGAAATCCGAAGTCGCCCGCCATCGCCACACCCTAAACGCGGAGGCTCCGGTCGGCGCGTGACGCAGCCAACTCTCAGCAGACTGTTGCGCACCGATAGTTTCCGATATATCGTTAATGCATCGGAGGCGCATCGAGCGCCTCCCGCCGAAAGAGAGAACACATCTATGGAAACCCCATTCACCCCACCCGGCCGCCCGTTCGACGGCGGCCCCTTCAATCGCCCCTCCCACGGAGGTGGCTTCGGCTTCACCCCCGGCGACCGCGCACCGTTCATCGGCCCCGCCGACCGGCGCGCTCGGCATGACGAACGCCGCGCAGCCCGTCGCGAGATGCGCGAACAGTTCCGCGACCACGTGCGGGATCACCGCGGCGAAGGCGGCTTCGGCTTCGGGCCGGGCTTCGGCCCTGGTTTCGGTTTCGGACCTGGCTTCGGCCCCGGCTTCGGCGCCGGCCCGTTCGGACCGGGCGGCCCCCGCGGGCGCCGTCACGGTGGCCGCGGACGTGCCAGTGGTCGCAGCCGGCGCGGCGATGTCCGGGCCGCGATCCTCAAGCTGCTCACCGAGCGGCCGATGCACGGCTACGAGATGACGCAGGAGATCGCCGCGCGCAGCGACGGTCTGTGGAAGCCCAGCCCGGGCTCGATCTACCCGACCCTGCAACTGCTGGAGGACGAGGGTCTGATCAAGCCCGCCGAAAGTCATGGCAGCAAAAAGACTTTCGAGCTGACCGAGGACGGCCGCACCGCCGCCGACGCCATCGAGACCGCCCCGTGGGAAGAGATCGCCGAAGGCGCCGACCCGGCCGCCTTGAACCTGCGCAACGCGCTCGGGCAGTTGTTCGGCGCCGTCGCACAGTCGGTGCACTCGGCGAATGCCGAACAGCAGCAACGCATCCTGGACATCGTGAACAACGCCCGCCGCGAGATCTACCAGATTCTCGGCGAGTCCGACTAGCGTTAGCCTGGCTGCATGACGACGTACGCGCTCGGTCGGTACCAGGTCCACCGGATCGGATTCGGGGCCATGCAGCTGCCCGGGCCCGGCGTTTTCGGCCCACCACGTGACCACGACCAGGCGCTCGCCGTATTGCGACGCGCGGTCGAACTCGGCGTCAACCACATCGACACCGCGCAGTTCTACGGCCCGGACGTGGCCAACCAGCTGATCCGCGAGGCCCTGCATCCCTATCCGCAGGGCCTCGCGCTGGTCAGCAAGGTCGGTGCCCGCCGCGACGAGACCGGCGGCTGGCTGCCGGCACAGCAGCCCGATGAACTGCGGGCCGCGATCGAGCAGAACCTGGAAACCCTCGGCACCGACCGGCTCGCGGCGGTGAACCTGCGGGTGATGGGCGCCGACGGCGATCCCAGTGCGCCCGGCGATGTCGACCGGGACCTGTTCGACCGCCAGCTCACGGCCATGATCGCCGCCCGCGACGAGGGCCTGATCGACGGCATCGGCCTCAGCAGCATCTCCCTCGAGCATCTCGAGATCGCGCTGCAGCGCACCGACATCGCGTGCGTGCAGAACGCCTACAACCTCCTCGATCGAGCCTCGCAGCCGGTGCTGGACGCCTGCACCGCACGCGGCATCGCGTTCGTCCCGTTCTTCCCGCTGGGATCGGCGTTCAATCCGGAGAACCCGGTGCTCGGCCACCCCGAAATCCGCAAGACGGCAAGCAAACTCGGCCGGACGCCCGCGCAGGTCGCGTTGGCCTGGACCCTGGCCGCGGCACCCAACATGCTGCTCATCCCCGGCACGTCGTCGGTCGCGCATCTCGAGGAGAACCTCGCGGTGGCCGACATCGAGGTACCCGCCACGTTGACCGAGGCCCTCGGATGAGCGCCGACATCGATCGCATGCCGCGCGGCGGCCCGCAGGCGTCATGCCTCGATCGCGCGCTGCAGACCGATCAGCCCGAATACCTCGACCGCGACGACATCGATCCCGCGATCAAGCGCAGCGTGGTGCGCGCGCTGGAGCTCACCGGCAACTGGTTCGGTCTCCACGAACGCTTCGCCTACATCGTCATGGACGAAGTCGCCGAGGTTCCCGATCAGCGCATCCTCGAGCTGGGGGCCGGCCATGGGGGTCTGTCGAAGAAGGTGCTGGAGATGCATCCCACGGCAACCCTCACGGTCACCGACCTCGAGCCGGACTCGGTCGCGGCCATCACCGCCGGTGACCTGGGTTCCGATCCGCGGGTGACGGTGCGCGCCATGGACGCGACGGCCATCGACGCGGCCGACAGTGCTTATGCCCTGGCTGTTTTCGCGTTGTCGTTCCACCATCTACCGCCGTCTGCCGCCGTCCGGGTGCTCGCCGAGGGCACCCGGGTGGCGGACAAGTTGCTCATCATCGACCTGCCCCGGCCACCGTCGCCATTGCACCTGATGCGGCTGGCGGCCATGCTGCCGCTGGCCCCGTTCGTGCCGTTCGTGCACGACGGCGTCATCAGCTCGCTGCGGGCCTACAGTCCGTCCGCACTGCGGGCATTGGCCGACGCAGCAGGCGTCGACATCGAACTGCGCAGCGGCCTGTACTCGCCGCAAATTGCCGTCGCCACCCGGCGGCCGCCCGCGTAGGTTGGACGCATGACCGACTCGTCGAACGAAGTGATGGATTGGGACAGCGTCTACCGGCAGGAGGGCGGTTTCGACGGTCCGCCGCCGTGGAACATCGGCGAGCCGCAGCCTGAACTGGCTGCGCTGATCGACGCCGGTCAGGTCACCGGTGACGTCCTCGACGCGGGCTGTGGCCACGCGGAGCTGGCCCTCGCGCTGGCCGCCGCGGGTCACAACGTGGTGGGCATCGAACTCTCCCCCACCGCGGTTGCCGCCGCGAAACAGGCTGCCGCGGAACGGAATCTGACCAACGCGACATTCGTCGAAGACGACATCACCTCGTTCACCGGATTCGACGGACGATTCGACACCATCATGGACTCGACGTTGTTCCACTCGATTCCGGTCGAGGCCCGCGACGCCTACCAGCAGGCGGTGTTCCGCGCTGCCGCGCCGGGCGCCAAGTACTACATCCTGGTGTTCGCCAAGGGCGCGTTCCCGGCCGAGGCCGAGATGAAGCCCAACGAGGTCACCGAGGACGAGCTGCGTGAAGCCGTCGGCAAGTACTGGGCCATCGACGAAATCCGGCCGGCCTTCATCCACGCCGGTATGGTCGCGCCGCCATCGGTGCCGGGGCAGCCGCCGCTCGAGATGCCGCCGCACGCGCTCGACGAGAAGGGCCGGCTGAAGATGCCGGCGTTCCTGCTCACGGCACACAAGGCCTGACGGTCAGGTCGACGCGGCAGTCAGCGCACCGGCGAAGGACTCCAGTTCGTCGCCGGTGACGTCGACATGCGGCGAGACCCGCAGCACCGGGATCTTCATCTCGAACGGCGCCCGCTCGATACCGGCCACGGTCGTGACGACATGGTGCTCGGTAATCAGCTTGGTGCGTACCGAGTTCGGGTCGGCGCCGCGCGTCGGCTCCAGCGTGGTGATGGCCGTCGGCTCGTCGACGTCCTCGACCACGCGCCACCCGGGCAGTCCGGCCAGCGCGGTGCGGGTCAGACGCCCCACCTCGGCCAGTCGGGCCCGCACCAGCTCGGGCCCGGCCACCAGATGCTCTTCGAGGGCCTTCGAAAAGGCCACGCGGGCAGCCACATTGGCCTCACCGAGGTCGAGCCGTTTCAGCACCGGTAGCGGTGTCCCCCATTCCGGCAGCGGGATGCGCGGCCGAAGCCGGTGCGACACAGATGAACTGATCGCCAGCACGCCGACGCCGCGCGGCCCGGCCAGCCATTTGCGCGACGACGCGTAGATGACGTCGGGAGCCACCGCGCAGTCCAGATGGCCCAGCGCCTGTGCGGCGTCCACCGCCACCGGCACCCCG
Proteins encoded in this region:
- a CDS encoding cation:proton antiporter, which gives rise to MAGDFGFHALALVAVIGLVGPLLAAVPKLRVPLIVGELAAGIVVGRTGFGIVDADNPTFMLLADIGFALVMFIVGTHVPVRDRSLRGDLPRALLRAVVVGAFAAVLGVVVTQLFGTGHAPLYAVLMASSSAALALPVIQSLGLTGPPVLSVTAQIAIADAASIVLLPLVINPAGAPRAAVGVLAIAACTVLLYFFLRYEAKREWLKRMHKYSHSRHLALELRISLIVLFGLATLAKSTHVSIMLAGFALGLCLSAIGEPRRLARQLFGITEGFFAPLFFVWLGASLQVRELGEHPVLIGLGVALGVGAVLAHLGGRLLGQPLSLGVLAAAQLGVPVAAATLGTQQQLLSPGEPSALILGALLTVVATSVAGGIARRRQTATA
- a CDS encoding methyltransferase domain-containing protein yields the protein MTDSSNEVMDWDSVYRQEGGFDGPPPWNIGEPQPELAALIDAGQVTGDVLDAGCGHAELALALAAAGHNVVGIELSPTAVAAAKQAAAERNLTNATFVEDDITSFTGFDGRFDTIMDSTLFHSIPVEARDAYQQAVFRAAAPGAKYYILVFAKGAFPAEAEMKPNEVTEDELREAVGKYWAIDEIRPAFIHAGMVAPPSVPGQPPLEMPPHALDEKGRLKMPAFLLTAHKA
- a CDS encoding methyltransferase domain-containing protein is translated as MSADIDRMPRGGPQASCLDRALQTDQPEYLDRDDIDPAIKRSVVRALELTGNWFGLHERFAYIVMDEVAEVPDQRILELGAGHGGLSKKVLEMHPTATLTVTDLEPDSVAAITAGDLGSDPRVTVRAMDATAIDAADSAYALAVFALSFHHLPPSAAVRVLAEGTRVADKLLIIDLPRPPSPLHLMRLAAMLPLAPFVPFVHDGVISSLRAYSPSALRALADAAGVDIELRSGLYSPQIAVATRRPPA
- a CDS encoding oxidoreductase; protein product: MTTYALGRYQVHRIGFGAMQLPGPGVFGPPRDHDQALAVLRRAVELGVNHIDTAQFYGPDVANQLIREALHPYPQGLALVSKVGARRDETGGWLPAQQPDELRAAIEQNLETLGTDRLAAVNLRVMGADGDPSAPGDVDRDLFDRQLTAMIAARDEGLIDGIGLSSISLEHLEIALQRTDIACVQNAYNLLDRASQPVLDACTARGIAFVPFFPLGSAFNPENPVLGHPEIRKTASKLGRTPAQVALAWTLAAAPNMLLIPGTSSVAHLEENLAVADIEVPATLTEALG
- the egtE gene encoding ergothioneine biosynthesis PLP-dependent enzyme EgtE, with protein sequence MTGADSAVARLWRAARPTPAGLHLDNAACSRQSFAVIDAAAQHARLEAQVGGYVAAESAEPVLEGGRAAVAALTGMAAGDVVFTTGSNNALNLLLSSWDGDKTIACLPGEYGPNLVVMEANGFTVRELPVDGQGRLDVEVAVALMQGDPPALAHLTALGSHRGVAQPLSEFVAACHAIGVPVAVDAAQALGHLDCAVAPDVIYASSRKWLAGPRGVGVLAISSSVSHRLRPRIPLPEWGTPLPVLKRLDLGEANVAARVAFSKALEEHLVAGPELVRARLAEVGRLTRTALAGLPGWRVVEDVDEPTAITTLEPTRGADPNSVRTKLITEHHVVTTVAGIERAPFEMKIPVLRVSPHVDVTGDELESFAGALTAAST
- a CDS encoding PadR family transcriptional regulator produces the protein METPFTPPGRPFDGGPFNRPSHGGGFGFTPGDRAPFIGPADRRARHDERRAARREMREQFRDHVRDHRGEGGFGFGPGFGPGFGFGPGFGPGFGAGPFGPGGPRGRRHGGRGRASGRSRRGDVRAAILKLLTERPMHGYEMTQEIAARSDGLWKPSPGSIYPTLQLLEDEGLIKPAESHGSKKTFELTEDGRTAADAIETAPWEEIAEGADPAALNLRNALGQLFGAVAQSVHSANAEQQQRILDIVNNARREIYQILGESD